One genomic region from Falco rusticolus isolate bFalRus1 chromosome 19, bFalRus1.pri, whole genome shotgun sequence encodes:
- the PIP5K1A gene encoding phosphatidylinositol 4-phosphate 5-kinase type-1 alpha isoform X4, producing the protein MAAAGPESGGSSGSSGGLAGSSTFKKSLTPEMPGSSGQPGSQTIKKGHRGVDSTGETTYKKTTSSALKGAIQLGITHTVGSLSTKPERDVLMQDFYVVESIFFPSEGSNLTPAHHYNDFRFKTYAPVAFRYFRELFGIRPDDYLYSLCNEPLIELSNSGASGSLFYVSSDDEFIIKTVQHKEAEFLQKLLPGYYMNLNQNPRTLLPKFYGLYCVQAGGKNIRIVVMNNLLPRSVKMHLKYDLKGSTYKRRASQKEREKVFPTYKDLDFMQDIPDGLFLDSDMYNALCKTLQRDCLVLQSFKIMDYSLLVAIHNIDLAQREHAMADGTSQTDTRRPAAQKALYSTAMESIQGEARRGGTIETDDQMGGIPARNAKGERLLLYIGIIDVLQSYRFVKKLEHSWKALVHDGDTVSVHRPSFYAERFQRFMCNTAFKKIPLKPSPSKKSRSGTAVPRRSCQGVPSQSHMSCETKAQVMTEADIEQGSHLGRPDLLPRTLPVDEANSDSIATTLSTSSLGSGGLNSPANRSVGVQVHKADSSAKDLTRTAPGICLSSGSPGPSILERSAELREQLEDLQETEISF; encoded by the exons GATCATCTACCTTCAAAAAATCACTCACCCCTGAG ATGCCAGGTTCTTCTGGGCAGCCGGGCTCACAGACGATAAAGAAGGGGCACAGAGGAGTGGACTCCACGGGGGAGACTACCTATAAAAAG ACTACGTCATCTGCCTTGAAAGGTGCCATTCAGCTCGGCATTACACACACAGTTGGAAGCTTGAGCACCAAACCCGAAAGAGATGTTCTCATGCAAGATTTCTACGTAgtagaaagtattttcttcccaag TGAAGGGAGCAACCTGACCCCAGCACATCACTACAATGACTTTCGGTTCAAAACCTACGCTCCAGTGGCCTTTCGCTATTTCCGGGAGCTGTTTGGGATCCGACCAGATGACTATCTG TACTCGCTCTGCAACGAGCCACTCATTGAACTTTCAAACTCGGGGGCCAGCGGATCCCTCTTCTATGTATCCAGTGACGATGAGTTTATCATCAAAACGGTTCAGCACAAAGAGGCCGAGTTcttgcagaagctgctgcctggctaCTACATG AATTTGAACCAGAACCCAAGGACGCTGCTGCCAAAGTTCTACGGCTTGTACTGTGTCCAGGCCGGAGGCAAAAACATTCGCATTGTTGTGATGAACAACCTCCTGCCGCGCTCTGTCAAAATGCACCTGAAATACGACCTGAAGGGCTCCACCTACAAACGCCGAGCATCCCAGAAGGAGCGAGAGAAGGTCTTCCCAACGTACAAGGACTTGGATTTTATGCAGGACATTCCTGATGGCCTCTTCTTGGACTCTGACATGTATAATGCTCTGTGCAAAACGTTACAGAGAGACTGTTTG GTCCTGCAGAGCTTTAAAATCATGGATTACAGCTTGCTTGTGGCAATCCATAACATCGATCTGGCGCAGCGAGAGCATGCGATGGCAGACGGGACGTCCCAGACTGATACGCGACGACCCGCCGCCCAGAAGGCCCTCTACTCCACAGCCATGGAGTCCATCCAGGGAgaggcgcggcgggggggcacCATAGAAACAGATGACCA GATGGGAGGCATTCCAGCCCGCAACGCGAAGGGGGAGAGGCTGCTGCTCTACATCGGCATCATTGACGTGTTGCAGTCCTACAG ATTTGTCAAGAAGCTGGAGCACTCTTGGAAGGCCCTTGTACACGACGGG GACACTGTATCTGTGCACAGACCCAGCTTCTACGCCGAAAGGTTCCAACGGTTCATGTGCAACACAGCATTCAAGAAAATACCAC TAAAGCCATCCCCTTCCAAGAAGAGCCGGTCTGGCACAGCGGTTCCTCGTCGGAGCTGTCAAGGAGTGCCTTCCCAGTCGCACATGTCCTGTGAGACAAAAGCACAAGTAATGACGGAGGCGGACATAGAGCAAG GTTCCCACCTTGGTCGCCCAGATCTCCTGCCCAGGACCCTGCCGGTAGACGAAGCTAACAGCGATTCCATCGCCACGACCCTGTCCACTTCTTCCTTGGGCAGCGGAGGCCTCAACTCGCCCGCAAATAG GTCAGTGGGCGTACAAGTGCATAAAGCTGACAGCTCAGCAAAGGATTTGACTAGAACAGCTCCTGGCATCTGCTTGTCTAG
- the PIP5K1A gene encoding phosphatidylinositol 4-phosphate 5-kinase type-1 alpha isoform X3 encodes MAAAGPESGGSSGSSGGLAGSSTFKKSLTPEMPGSSGQPGSQTIKKGHRGVDSTGETTYKKTTSSALKGAIQLGITHTVGSLSTKPERDVLMQDFYVVESIFFPSEGSNLTPAHHYNDFRFKTYAPVAFRYFRELFGIRPDDYLYSLCNEPLIELSNSGASGSLFYVSSDDEFIIKTVQHKEAEFLQKLLPGYYMNLNQNPRTLLPKFYGLYCVQAGGKNIRIVVMNNLLPRSVKMHLKYDLKGSTYKRRASQKEREKVFPTYKDLDFMQDIPDGLFLDSDMYNALCKTLQRDCLVLQSFKIMDYSLLVAIHNIDLAQREHAMADGTSQTDTRRPAAQKALYSTAMESIQGEARRGGTIETDDQMGGIPARNAKGERLLLYIGIIDVLQSYRFVKKLEHSWKALVHDGDTVSVHRPSFYAERFQRFMCNTAFKKIPLKPSPSKKSRSGTAVPRRSCQGVPSQSHMSCETKAQVMTEADIEQGSHLGRPDLLPRTLPVDEANSDSIATTLSTSSLGSGGLNSPANRSVGVQVHKADSSAKDLTRTAPGICLSSGSPGPSILERSAELREQLEDLQETEISFCSTRKHPM; translated from the exons GATCATCTACCTTCAAAAAATCACTCACCCCTGAG ATGCCAGGTTCTTCTGGGCAGCCGGGCTCACAGACGATAAAGAAGGGGCACAGAGGAGTGGACTCCACGGGGGAGACTACCTATAAAAAG ACTACGTCATCTGCCTTGAAAGGTGCCATTCAGCTCGGCATTACACACACAGTTGGAAGCTTGAGCACCAAACCCGAAAGAGATGTTCTCATGCAAGATTTCTACGTAgtagaaagtattttcttcccaag TGAAGGGAGCAACCTGACCCCAGCACATCACTACAATGACTTTCGGTTCAAAACCTACGCTCCAGTGGCCTTTCGCTATTTCCGGGAGCTGTTTGGGATCCGACCAGATGACTATCTG TACTCGCTCTGCAACGAGCCACTCATTGAACTTTCAAACTCGGGGGCCAGCGGATCCCTCTTCTATGTATCCAGTGACGATGAGTTTATCATCAAAACGGTTCAGCACAAAGAGGCCGAGTTcttgcagaagctgctgcctggctaCTACATG AATTTGAACCAGAACCCAAGGACGCTGCTGCCAAAGTTCTACGGCTTGTACTGTGTCCAGGCCGGAGGCAAAAACATTCGCATTGTTGTGATGAACAACCTCCTGCCGCGCTCTGTCAAAATGCACCTGAAATACGACCTGAAGGGCTCCACCTACAAACGCCGAGCATCCCAGAAGGAGCGAGAGAAGGTCTTCCCAACGTACAAGGACTTGGATTTTATGCAGGACATTCCTGATGGCCTCTTCTTGGACTCTGACATGTATAATGCTCTGTGCAAAACGTTACAGAGAGACTGTTTG GTCCTGCAGAGCTTTAAAATCATGGATTACAGCTTGCTTGTGGCAATCCATAACATCGATCTGGCGCAGCGAGAGCATGCGATGGCAGACGGGACGTCCCAGACTGATACGCGACGACCCGCCGCCCAGAAGGCCCTCTACTCCACAGCCATGGAGTCCATCCAGGGAgaggcgcggcgggggggcacCATAGAAACAGATGACCA GATGGGAGGCATTCCAGCCCGCAACGCGAAGGGGGAGAGGCTGCTGCTCTACATCGGCATCATTGACGTGTTGCAGTCCTACAG ATTTGTCAAGAAGCTGGAGCACTCTTGGAAGGCCCTTGTACACGACGGG GACACTGTATCTGTGCACAGACCCAGCTTCTACGCCGAAAGGTTCCAACGGTTCATGTGCAACACAGCATTCAAGAAAATACCAC TAAAGCCATCCCCTTCCAAGAAGAGCCGGTCTGGCACAGCGGTTCCTCGTCGGAGCTGTCAAGGAGTGCCTTCCCAGTCGCACATGTCCTGTGAGACAAAAGCACAAGTAATGACGGAGGCGGACATAGAGCAAG GTTCCCACCTTGGTCGCCCAGATCTCCTGCCCAGGACCCTGCCGGTAGACGAAGCTAACAGCGATTCCATCGCCACGACCCTGTCCACTTCTTCCTTGGGCAGCGGAGGCCTCAACTCGCCCGCAAATAG GTCAGTGGGCGTACAAGTGCATAAAGCTGACAGCTCAGCAAAGGATTTGACTAGAACAGCTCCTGGCATCTGCTTGTCTAG
- the PIP5K1A gene encoding phosphatidylinositol 4-phosphate 5-kinase type-1 alpha isoform X6: MAAAGPESGGSSGSSGGLAGSSTFKKSLTPEMPGSSGQPGSQTIKKGHRGVDSTGETTYKKTTSSALKGAIQLGITHTVGSLSTKPERDVLMQDFYVVESIFFPSEGSNLTPAHHYNDFRFKTYAPVAFRYFRELFGIRPDDYLYSLCNEPLIELSNSGASGSLFYVSSDDEFIIKTVQHKEAEFLQKLLPGYYMNLNQNPRTLLPKFYGLYCVQAGGKNIRIVVMNNLLPRSVKMHLKYDLKGSTYKRRASQKEREKVFPTYKDLDFMQDIPDGLFLDSDMYNALCKTLQRDCLVLQSFKIMDYSLLVAIHNIDLAQREHAMADGTSQTDTRRPAAQKALYSTAMESIQGEARRGGTIETDDQMGGIPARNAKGERLLLYIGIIDVLQSYRFVKKLEHSWKALVHDGDTVSVHRPSFYAERFQRFMCNTAFKKIPLKPSPSKKSRSGTAVPRRSCQGVPSQSHMSCETKAQVMTEADIEQGSHLGRPDLLPRTLPVDEANSDSIATTLSTSSLGSGGLNSPANSGSPGPSILERSAELREQLEDLQETEISFCSTRKHPM; the protein is encoded by the exons GATCATCTACCTTCAAAAAATCACTCACCCCTGAG ATGCCAGGTTCTTCTGGGCAGCCGGGCTCACAGACGATAAAGAAGGGGCACAGAGGAGTGGACTCCACGGGGGAGACTACCTATAAAAAG ACTACGTCATCTGCCTTGAAAGGTGCCATTCAGCTCGGCATTACACACACAGTTGGAAGCTTGAGCACCAAACCCGAAAGAGATGTTCTCATGCAAGATTTCTACGTAgtagaaagtattttcttcccaag TGAAGGGAGCAACCTGACCCCAGCACATCACTACAATGACTTTCGGTTCAAAACCTACGCTCCAGTGGCCTTTCGCTATTTCCGGGAGCTGTTTGGGATCCGACCAGATGACTATCTG TACTCGCTCTGCAACGAGCCACTCATTGAACTTTCAAACTCGGGGGCCAGCGGATCCCTCTTCTATGTATCCAGTGACGATGAGTTTATCATCAAAACGGTTCAGCACAAAGAGGCCGAGTTcttgcagaagctgctgcctggctaCTACATG AATTTGAACCAGAACCCAAGGACGCTGCTGCCAAAGTTCTACGGCTTGTACTGTGTCCAGGCCGGAGGCAAAAACATTCGCATTGTTGTGATGAACAACCTCCTGCCGCGCTCTGTCAAAATGCACCTGAAATACGACCTGAAGGGCTCCACCTACAAACGCCGAGCATCCCAGAAGGAGCGAGAGAAGGTCTTCCCAACGTACAAGGACTTGGATTTTATGCAGGACATTCCTGATGGCCTCTTCTTGGACTCTGACATGTATAATGCTCTGTGCAAAACGTTACAGAGAGACTGTTTG GTCCTGCAGAGCTTTAAAATCATGGATTACAGCTTGCTTGTGGCAATCCATAACATCGATCTGGCGCAGCGAGAGCATGCGATGGCAGACGGGACGTCCCAGACTGATACGCGACGACCCGCCGCCCAGAAGGCCCTCTACTCCACAGCCATGGAGTCCATCCAGGGAgaggcgcggcgggggggcacCATAGAAACAGATGACCA GATGGGAGGCATTCCAGCCCGCAACGCGAAGGGGGAGAGGCTGCTGCTCTACATCGGCATCATTGACGTGTTGCAGTCCTACAG ATTTGTCAAGAAGCTGGAGCACTCTTGGAAGGCCCTTGTACACGACGGG GACACTGTATCTGTGCACAGACCCAGCTTCTACGCCGAAAGGTTCCAACGGTTCATGTGCAACACAGCATTCAAGAAAATACCAC TAAAGCCATCCCCTTCCAAGAAGAGCCGGTCTGGCACAGCGGTTCCTCGTCGGAGCTGTCAAGGAGTGCCTTCCCAGTCGCACATGTCCTGTGAGACAAAAGCACAAGTAATGACGGAGGCGGACATAGAGCAAG GTTCCCACCTTGGTCGCCCAGATCTCCTGCCCAGGACCCTGCCGGTAGACGAAGCTAACAGCGATTCCATCGCCACGACCCTGTCCACTTCTTCCTTGGGCAGCGGAGGCCTCAACTCGCCCGCAAATAG
- the PIP5K1A gene encoding phosphatidylinositol 4-phosphate 5-kinase type-1 alpha isoform X7, producing the protein MAAAGPESGGSSGSSGGLAGSSTFKKSLTPEMPGSSGQPGSQTIKKGHRGVDSTGETTYKKTTSSALKGAIQLGITHTVGSLSTKPERDVLMQDFYVVESIFFPSEGSNLTPAHHYNDFRFKTYAPVAFRYFRELFGIRPDDYLYSLCNEPLIELSNSGASGSLFYVSSDDEFIIKTVQHKEAEFLQKLLPGYYMNLNQNPRTLLPKFYGLYCVQAGGKNIRIVVMNNLLPRSVKMHLKYDLKGSTYKRRASQKEREKVFPTYKDLDFMQDIPDGLFLDSDMYNALCKTLQRDCLVLQSFKIMDYSLLVAIHNIDLAQREHAMADGTSQTDTRRPAAQKALYSTAMESIQGEARRGGTIETDDQMGGIPARNAKGERLLLYIGIIDVLQSYRFVKKLEHSWKALVHDGDTVSVHRPSFYAERFQRFMCNTAFKKIPLKPSPSKKSRSGTAVPRRSCQGVPSQSHMSCETKAQVMTEADIEQGSHLGRPDLLPRTLPVDEANSDSIATTLSTSSLGSGGLNSPANSGSPGPSILERSAELREQLEDLQETEISF; encoded by the exons GATCATCTACCTTCAAAAAATCACTCACCCCTGAG ATGCCAGGTTCTTCTGGGCAGCCGGGCTCACAGACGATAAAGAAGGGGCACAGAGGAGTGGACTCCACGGGGGAGACTACCTATAAAAAG ACTACGTCATCTGCCTTGAAAGGTGCCATTCAGCTCGGCATTACACACACAGTTGGAAGCTTGAGCACCAAACCCGAAAGAGATGTTCTCATGCAAGATTTCTACGTAgtagaaagtattttcttcccaag TGAAGGGAGCAACCTGACCCCAGCACATCACTACAATGACTTTCGGTTCAAAACCTACGCTCCAGTGGCCTTTCGCTATTTCCGGGAGCTGTTTGGGATCCGACCAGATGACTATCTG TACTCGCTCTGCAACGAGCCACTCATTGAACTTTCAAACTCGGGGGCCAGCGGATCCCTCTTCTATGTATCCAGTGACGATGAGTTTATCATCAAAACGGTTCAGCACAAAGAGGCCGAGTTcttgcagaagctgctgcctggctaCTACATG AATTTGAACCAGAACCCAAGGACGCTGCTGCCAAAGTTCTACGGCTTGTACTGTGTCCAGGCCGGAGGCAAAAACATTCGCATTGTTGTGATGAACAACCTCCTGCCGCGCTCTGTCAAAATGCACCTGAAATACGACCTGAAGGGCTCCACCTACAAACGCCGAGCATCCCAGAAGGAGCGAGAGAAGGTCTTCCCAACGTACAAGGACTTGGATTTTATGCAGGACATTCCTGATGGCCTCTTCTTGGACTCTGACATGTATAATGCTCTGTGCAAAACGTTACAGAGAGACTGTTTG GTCCTGCAGAGCTTTAAAATCATGGATTACAGCTTGCTTGTGGCAATCCATAACATCGATCTGGCGCAGCGAGAGCATGCGATGGCAGACGGGACGTCCCAGACTGATACGCGACGACCCGCCGCCCAGAAGGCCCTCTACTCCACAGCCATGGAGTCCATCCAGGGAgaggcgcggcgggggggcacCATAGAAACAGATGACCA GATGGGAGGCATTCCAGCCCGCAACGCGAAGGGGGAGAGGCTGCTGCTCTACATCGGCATCATTGACGTGTTGCAGTCCTACAG ATTTGTCAAGAAGCTGGAGCACTCTTGGAAGGCCCTTGTACACGACGGG GACACTGTATCTGTGCACAGACCCAGCTTCTACGCCGAAAGGTTCCAACGGTTCATGTGCAACACAGCATTCAAGAAAATACCAC TAAAGCCATCCCCTTCCAAGAAGAGCCGGTCTGGCACAGCGGTTCCTCGTCGGAGCTGTCAAGGAGTGCCTTCCCAGTCGCACATGTCCTGTGAGACAAAAGCACAAGTAATGACGGAGGCGGACATAGAGCAAG GTTCCCACCTTGGTCGCCCAGATCTCCTGCCCAGGACCCTGCCGGTAGACGAAGCTAACAGCGATTCCATCGCCACGACCCTGTCCACTTCTTCCTTGGGCAGCGGAGGCCTCAACTCGCCCGCAAATAG
- the PIP5K1A gene encoding phosphatidylinositol 4-phosphate 5-kinase type-1 alpha isoform X8, giving the protein MAAAGPESGGSSGSSGGLAGSSTFKKSLTPEMPGSSGQPGSQTIKKGHRGVDSTGETTYKKTTSSALKGAIQLGITHTVGSLSTKPERDVLMQDFYVVESIFFPSEGSNLTPAHHYNDFRFKTYAPVAFRYFRELFGIRPDDYLYSLCNEPLIELSNSGASGSLFYVSSDDEFIIKTVQHKEAEFLQKLLPGYYMNLNQNPRTLLPKFYGLYCVQAGGKNIRIVVMNNLLPRSVKMHLKYDLKGSTYKRRASQKEREKVFPTYKDLDFMQDIPDGLFLDSDMYNALCKTLQRDCLVLQSFKIMDYSLLVAIHNIDLAQREHAMADGTSQTDTRRPAAQKALYSTAMESIQGEARRGGTIETDDQMGGIPARNAKGERLLLYIGIIDVLQSYRFVKKLEHSWKALVHDGDTVSVHRPSFYAERFQRFMCNTAFKKIPLKPSPSKKSRSGTAVPRRSCQGVPSQSHMSCETKAQVMTEADIEQGSHLGRPDLLPRTLPVDEANSDSIATTLSTSSLGSGGLNSPANRSPHSVSPAVPQDLPYWSALQS; this is encoded by the exons GATCATCTACCTTCAAAAAATCACTCACCCCTGAG ATGCCAGGTTCTTCTGGGCAGCCGGGCTCACAGACGATAAAGAAGGGGCACAGAGGAGTGGACTCCACGGGGGAGACTACCTATAAAAAG ACTACGTCATCTGCCTTGAAAGGTGCCATTCAGCTCGGCATTACACACACAGTTGGAAGCTTGAGCACCAAACCCGAAAGAGATGTTCTCATGCAAGATTTCTACGTAgtagaaagtattttcttcccaag TGAAGGGAGCAACCTGACCCCAGCACATCACTACAATGACTTTCGGTTCAAAACCTACGCTCCAGTGGCCTTTCGCTATTTCCGGGAGCTGTTTGGGATCCGACCAGATGACTATCTG TACTCGCTCTGCAACGAGCCACTCATTGAACTTTCAAACTCGGGGGCCAGCGGATCCCTCTTCTATGTATCCAGTGACGATGAGTTTATCATCAAAACGGTTCAGCACAAAGAGGCCGAGTTcttgcagaagctgctgcctggctaCTACATG AATTTGAACCAGAACCCAAGGACGCTGCTGCCAAAGTTCTACGGCTTGTACTGTGTCCAGGCCGGAGGCAAAAACATTCGCATTGTTGTGATGAACAACCTCCTGCCGCGCTCTGTCAAAATGCACCTGAAATACGACCTGAAGGGCTCCACCTACAAACGCCGAGCATCCCAGAAGGAGCGAGAGAAGGTCTTCCCAACGTACAAGGACTTGGATTTTATGCAGGACATTCCTGATGGCCTCTTCTTGGACTCTGACATGTATAATGCTCTGTGCAAAACGTTACAGAGAGACTGTTTG GTCCTGCAGAGCTTTAAAATCATGGATTACAGCTTGCTTGTGGCAATCCATAACATCGATCTGGCGCAGCGAGAGCATGCGATGGCAGACGGGACGTCCCAGACTGATACGCGACGACCCGCCGCCCAGAAGGCCCTCTACTCCACAGCCATGGAGTCCATCCAGGGAgaggcgcggcgggggggcacCATAGAAACAGATGACCA GATGGGAGGCATTCCAGCCCGCAACGCGAAGGGGGAGAGGCTGCTGCTCTACATCGGCATCATTGACGTGTTGCAGTCCTACAG ATTTGTCAAGAAGCTGGAGCACTCTTGGAAGGCCCTTGTACACGACGGG GACACTGTATCTGTGCACAGACCCAGCTTCTACGCCGAAAGGTTCCAACGGTTCATGTGCAACACAGCATTCAAGAAAATACCAC TAAAGCCATCCCCTTCCAAGAAGAGCCGGTCTGGCACAGCGGTTCCTCGTCGGAGCTGTCAAGGAGTGCCTTCCCAGTCGCACATGTCCTGTGAGACAAAAGCACAAGTAATGACGGAGGCGGACATAGAGCAAG GTTCCCACCTTGGTCGCCCAGATCTCCTGCCCAGGACCCTGCCGGTAGACGAAGCTAACAGCGATTCCATCGCCACGACCCTGTCCACTTCTTCCTTGGGCAGCGGAGGCCTCAACTCGCCCGCAAATAG